From a single Nitrosopumilus sp. genomic region:
- a CDS encoding methane monooxygenase/ammonia monooxygenase subunit C, whose translation MAQMPALIPKEVEIQRLKKIWLIVIAMGSTAASVEVDNFVDGSLHQTSIRDSAFTPAHWWLYSHFITLPLGWGAAAIYDRKIPVLRGPNNSMNTGLKMTILGYLATMFTIGVNEMWHFWFVEEIFAVPNHWMFNMGVVVAFMGALAYVVRVYARLVELGAETPGENPYVAEMYKMALEGKLYSRAIP comes from the coding sequence ATGGCACAGATGCCCGCATTAATCCCAAAAGAAGTTGAGATCCAGAGACTAAAGAAAATCTGGCTCATCGTTATTGCTATGGGTTCTACTGCAGCATCAGTCGAAGTTGATAACTTCGTTGATGGTTCTTTGCATCAAACCTCTATCAGAGATAGTGCTTTCACACCAGCTCACTGGTGGCTATATTCCCACTTCATCACATTACCACTTGGATGGGGAGCAGCAGCAATCTACGATAGAAAAATTCCAGTTCTTAGAGGCCCAAATAATTCAATGAACACTGGATTGAAGATGACCATTCTAGGTTACCTTGCAACCATGTTTACTATTGGTGTCAATGAGATGTGGCATTTCTGGTTTGTAGAAGAAATCTTTGCAGTTCCAAATCACTGGATGTTTAACATGGGAGTCGTAGTGGCTTTCATGGGTGCACTTGCATACGTAGTTAGAGTATATGCTCGACTTGTAGAACTTGGTGCAGAAACTCCAGGAGAAAACCCATACGTTGCAGAGATGTACAAGATGGCCTTAGAAGGCAAATTGTACAGCAGAGCAATTCCTTAG
- a CDS encoding KEOPS complex subunit Pcc1 — protein MSLTCQVQVILNNISKEKAETVKKALEPDNVNFPEGLSLNVKNIDNKLIFNFESKKNMKQLTSTVDEVMEHIQVALKVIQ, from the coding sequence ATGTCGTTAACGTGTCAAGTTCAGGTAATACTCAATAACATATCTAAAGAAAAAGCTGAAACAGTGAAAAAAGCACTAGAACCAGATAATGTGAATTTTCCAGAAGGATTAAGTCTCAATGTTAAAAATATTGATAACAAATTAATTTTTAATTTTGAAAGTAAAAAGAATATGAAGCAGCTCACTAGTACAGTTGATGAAGTTATGGAACATATTCAAGTTGCATTAAAGGTGATACAATAA
- a CDS encoding methane monooxygenase/ammonia monooxygenase subunit B — protein MVEKRIFVFGLAVVLALGTLGFNWVESVLPTADAHGVQAQLQSRFIRIEDETFNRQSLQTGETLTLQGTLVSLVERDLRGWLSIFTESTNAGNRWEMLARDPPGNVFDIPGNSVQEYSLSAKALEAGVYHVHTQLNVAKVGPGLGPGQTVVVEGDPIIKPIPYTNIAYQSIMIGVGYVITFATRPWQVI, from the coding sequence ATGGTCGAAAAAAGAATTTTCGTATTTGGACTTGCTGTAGTACTTGCACTAGGAACCTTAGGTTTCAACTGGGTTGAATCCGTACTTCCAACTGCAGATGCACACGGTGTCCAAGCACAACTCCAGAGTCGTTTCATCAGAATTGAGGATGAAACCTTCAACAGACAATCCCTACAAACTGGCGAAACCTTGACACTTCAAGGAACTTTAGTTAGTTTAGTAGAAAGAGACCTAAGAGGATGGCTATCCATTTTCACAGAGTCAACCAACGCAGGTAACAGATGGGAGATGTTGGCAAGAGATCCACCAGGAAACGTCTTTGACATTCCAGGCAACTCAGTCCAAGAATACTCACTATCAGCCAAAGCACTTGAAGCAGGTGTATACCATGTACACACCCAACTCAATGTAGCAAAAGTTGGTCCAGGACTTGGTCCAGGTCAAACAGTAGTTGTTGAAGGAGATCCAATTATCAAACCAATCCCATATACTAACATCGCATATCAATCAATTATGATTGGTGTTGGTTATGTCATTACGTTTGCAACCCGACCCTGGCAAGTAATCTAA
- a CDS encoding DHH family phosphoesterase has translation MTKSLDESLSFFKDKISDCIKSKKSISVTTHIDCDGLTSGSIITKALIRAGANCTVRTSKEFSKNVLESLKTDSRDFHIVTDLGGGFAKELDKTLGDNWIVLDHHQISDEEKENQNVINSWKYGIDGGLEICAGGMAYLASVALDERNTDLSAIAVVSALGDRQDQGERKSFTGKNFEIANIAKEQGLVDIDLDLLLVGRETRPLADALAFTSQPFIEGLTWNRDACFSILNSAGINLKEEGRWRVPAELNEDEKRQVIEAITKFASGKNVTEIMTELIGYTYTFPREDNRSFLRDGREFSTMLNSCGRINRSGVGMAVCMGDRNKILREAETILIDYRKMIREYMNILSNERWRISESETCVMVNGEDIVPETMTGTISSLIAGSPKNSGKIVILRTKAEENTIKFSSRKSFGCTSDINLSEIMKTGAEKFDGIGGGHNAAAGAKITKDKLDEFLNYLEVNVVNVSSSGNTQ, from the coding sequence ATGACAAAATCACTTGATGAATCACTTTCATTTTTCAAAGATAAAATTTCAGATTGTATAAAATCAAAAAAATCAATATCAGTTACAACCCATATTGATTGTGATGGATTAACTTCAGGAAGTATAATTACTAAAGCGCTAATTAGAGCAGGAGCAAATTGTACTGTTAGAACTTCAAAAGAATTTAGCAAAAATGTTCTAGAATCGCTCAAAACAGATTCCAGAGATTTTCATATAGTAACGGATTTGGGCGGAGGTTTTGCAAAGGAATTAGATAAAACACTTGGAGATAATTGGATTGTTCTAGATCATCATCAAATTTCAGATGAAGAAAAAGAGAATCAAAATGTAATAAATTCATGGAAGTATGGAATTGATGGGGGTTTGGAAATATGTGCTGGAGGAATGGCATATTTGGCCTCAGTGGCATTAGATGAAAGAAATACAGATTTGTCAGCAATTGCTGTTGTTTCAGCATTAGGAGATAGGCAAGACCAAGGAGAAAGAAAATCATTTACAGGGAAAAATTTTGAAATAGCCAATATTGCAAAAGAACAAGGTTTAGTCGACATAGATTTGGATTTATTATTGGTAGGACGAGAAACAAGACCACTTGCAGATGCCTTAGCATTTACATCTCAGCCATTTATTGAAGGATTAACTTGGAATAGAGATGCATGTTTTTCCATCCTAAATTCTGCAGGAATTAATTTGAAAGAAGAGGGAAGATGGAGAGTTCCAGCCGAATTAAACGAAGATGAAAAAAGACAAGTGATTGAGGCAATTACAAAATTTGCTTCTGGGAAAAATGTTACTGAAATTATGACAGAATTGATTGGATATACGTATACATTTCCAAGAGAAGATAATCGGAGTTTCTTACGGGATGGAAGAGAATTTTCAACAATGTTAAACTCTTGTGGAAGAATAAATCGTTCAGGGGTTGGAATGGCAGTTTGTATGGGTGATCGAAATAAGATCTTAAGAGAGGCTGAAACGATTCTCATAGATTATAGAAAGATGATTAGAGAATACATGAATATTTTATCCAATGAAAGATGGAGAATTTCAGAAAGTGAAACATGTGTAATGGTAAATGGTGAAGACATAGTTCCAGAAACAATGACTGGTACAATTTCGTCACTCATAGCAGGTTCTCCAAAAAATTCAGGGAAAATTGTAATTTTGAGAACAAAGGCTGAAGAAAATACAATAAAGTTCTCATCTAGAAAATCATTTGGATGTACATCAGACATCAATCTTAGTGAAATTATGAAAACAGGGGCTGAAAAATTTGATGGTATTGGGGGCGGTCATAATGCAGCAGCAGGAGCTAAAATAACTAAAGACAAATTGGATGAATTCCTCAACTATTTGGAAGTAAATGTCGTTAACGTGTCAAGTTCAGGTAATACTCAATAA
- a CDS encoding DNA adenine methylase has product MKQVFDQISPVIPKPFVKWAGGKRQLIPILNENLPKTFGTYFEPFLGGGALLFHMLTERQDQKCSISDLNSDLVLSYTTIRDRVESLISSLKNHEKNYQKDSKSYYYSIRESNPRSQIEKTSRLLFLNRTCFNGLYRVNSKGKFNVPLGKYSNPNIVNEDNLRSVSHILQSSKVSIKCRDFEAVLRDAKKGDLVYFDPPYQPVSDTANFTSYTNKDFTYDDLSRLAELCIDLNSKGCKVLLSNSNSKEVAEMFSSKPWKVNKIRANRSINSNSKKRTGHFELLIRNY; this is encoded by the coding sequence TTGAAACAAGTCTTTGATCAAATTTCGCCTGTAATTCCAAAACCCTTTGTAAAATGGGCTGGCGGAAAACGTCAACTTATTCCAATTCTAAATGAAAATTTGCCAAAAACTTTTGGTACTTATTTCGAACCTTTCTTGGGAGGCGGGGCTTTACTTTTTCATATGTTAACTGAACGTCAAGATCAAAAATGTAGTATTTCAGATTTAAATTCTGATTTGGTTTTGTCATATACTACAATTAGAGATAGAGTTGAATCTCTGATCTCTTCTCTGAAAAATCATGAAAAAAACTATCAGAAAGATTCTAAATCTTATTACTATTCAATACGAGAAAGTAATCCAAGAAGCCAGATCGAAAAGACATCCAGACTACTCTTTTTGAATAGGACCTGTTTCAATGGATTATATCGAGTAAATAGTAAGGGGAAATTTAATGTCCCCCTTGGAAAATACTCAAATCCAAATATTGTAAATGAAGATAATCTTCGTTCAGTTAGTCATATTTTGCAATCAAGTAAAGTATCCATTAAGTGTAGAGATTTTGAGGCAGTTTTACGAGATGCCAAAAAAGGTGATCTTGTATATTTTGATCCTCCATATCAACCAGTTAGTGACACTGCTAATTTCACCAGTTATACAAACAAGGATTTCACATATGATGATCTTAGTAGGTTGGCAGAACTTTGTATAGATTTGAATTCTAAAGGATGTAAGGTTCTCTTATCAAATTCAAACTCTAAAGAAGTTGCAGAAATGTTCTCATCTAAACCATGGAAAGTAAATAAAATTCGGGCTAATCGTTCAATCAATTCTAATTCCAAAAAACGAACTGGTCATTTTGAATTATTGATTAGAAATTATTAG
- a CDS encoding ammonia monooxygenase produces MVWLRRCTHYLFIVVVAVNSTLLTINAGDYIFYTDWAWTSYTVFSISQTLMLIVGATYYLTFTGVPGTATYYALIMTVYTWVAKGAWFALGYPYDFIVTPVWLPSAMLLDLVYWATKKNKHSLILFGGVLVGMSLPLFNMVNLITVADPLETAFKYPRPTLPPYMTPIEPQVGKFYNSPVALGAGAGAVLACTFAALGCKLNTWTYRWMAAWSKWD; encoded by the coding sequence ATGGTCTGGTTAAGACGATGTACACACTACTTATTCATAGTAGTAGTTGCAGTTAACTCAACACTGTTAACAATTAATGCAGGAGACTACATCTTCTACACTGACTGGGCTTGGACTTCGTACACGGTATTCTCAATATCGCAAACGTTGATGCTTATTGTAGGTGCAACATATTACCTAACATTTACAGGCGTTCCAGGCACAGCAACGTACTACGCTCTAATTATGACAGTATACACATGGGTAGCAAAAGGTGCATGGTTTGCACTTGGATATCCATATGACTTCATTGTAACTCCAGTTTGGTTGCCATCAGCAATGCTGTTGGACTTAGTCTACTGGGCAACAAAGAAGAACAAGCACTCCTTGATACTGTTCGGCGGCGTACTAGTAGGAATGTCATTACCATTGTTCAACATGGTAAACCTGATAACAGTAGCAGACCCACTAGAAACGGCATTCAAGTATCCAAGACCAACATTGCCACCATATATGACACCAATCGAACCGCAAGTAGGTAAGTTCTATAACAGCCCAGTTGCTCTCGGTGCAGGTGCAGGTGCAGTATTGGCATGTACATTTGCAGCCTTAGGTTGTAAACTGAACACTTGGACATACAGATGGATGGCCGCTTGGTCAAAGTGGGACTAA
- a CDS encoding 30S ribosomal protein S15, whose translation MGRMHTHRHGKSHSIRPATLRAPSWITQSPAEIEELVIKYSKDGLTPSQIGIKLRDQHSIPLIKPITKKSMGQILEENDLKAEMPEDLENIVRKAVGLQKHLKANKGDNRNVRSLELIEAKVHRLSVYYKRIGRISKTWKYKSVVAQLE comes from the coding sequence ATGGGACGAATGCATACACACAGACATGGAAAATCACATTCTATTAGACCAGCTACACTTCGTGCACCATCATGGATTACTCAAAGTCCTGCAGAAATTGAAGAACTTGTAATAAAATACTCTAAAGATGGTTTGACTCCAAGTCAGATCGGAATTAAATTAAGAGATCAACATTCCATTCCTCTAATCAAACCAATTACAAAGAAAAGCATGGGTCAAATTTTAGAGGAAAACGATTTGAAAGCTGAAATGCCAGAAGATCTTGAAAATATTGTAAGAAAAGCAGTAGGTCTTCAGAAACATCTCAAAGCTAACAAAGGAGATAACAGAAATGTCAGATCTTTGGAGTTAATTGAAGCCAAGGTTCACAGACTATCAGTTTACTACAAAAGAATTGGAAGAATTTCCAAAACATGGAAGTATAAATCCGTGGTTGCTCAACTAGAGTAA